From Theileria orientalis strain Shintoku DNA, chromosome 4, complete genome, the proteins below share one genomic window:
- a CDS encoding helicase — translation MSKTQDSINNIGGIDVKFPYEPYELQKSFMESVIKAIKDGKNALLESPTGTGKTLSLICASLACILSNKTNKILGGKTLEEEKKVNQDDILVSQLISLKGAIEKDLKKPKSILSNKMNIIYTSRTHSQLKQVISEVRKSSYCKEFHQKGLKAALLASRDLLCINPAKGNLSGDHLNNFCRLLVQNRKCIYYNSLRGSKNNEEAQFNELVDIEDMVKMGKRGTFCPYFAVKDAQENADLILVPYNYLLSPSVRDAMDLKTKNSIVIIDEAHNVESVAEEASSFFVKQTDLAKFIEALKRFATFHKDSLMSNEKEKVEEVNINFTALSKLGICLAKTDEFLTNVTLIDSRDPRNQKMSRDQIGMRWSVKEIARQHVVYSANHVVKHLYNNLDYKSLKEARVDDAIAQVVTLLTKGFLDSEAIDVSFLDHYDNKTLREDVLTFVQMKKFVSSILSQELFDFPEYYDVIITNDEKYENPKRRRSIESNVFGWNRKFKSRDQEEEEEHSERSYEVTPKIMNFACLQPIPTFIRIKREGLRSLILTSGTLGPLDVLERHIGGNYLKFEIKLQNDHVIDPKRVWAGVVTGNDEDPNILSSAYNKRGDLNYITALGRALYGFIKSVPSGVLVFFGSYMVMNNTLSCWKRLGLYSKMEMEKSIFVENRPPGFVRDNDIIPESTQALFTRYKDNIDSGRASMFFAICRGRMAEGIDFSDDYCRGIFLCGIPYPSRYEDTTALKMDYLDKLSVATGENLNLSHEWYTTQAIKAINQAIGRSIRHIEDYGAIMLADYRFRFPPVKTSISKWVLDRLKVYTKIEDCMEELSSFFVPFESTKKAKKPAPKKELESPARPAREFVPIKLDNSLQFKSRDTSRNSKLKEMPFYKFNADTRKMQQQYGNSIINYLAKPNKPQPTKQRTADAKQGGFSFKTGTSAERPYQPTRTCMHDHILITTYTRYMRNA, via the exons atGTCAAAAACGCAAGATTCCATTAATAACATCGGAGGAATAGATGTTAAGTTCCCGTATGAACCGTACGAACTGCAAAAGTCGTTCATGGAATCAGTGATCAAAGCAATTAAAGATGGTAAAAATGCATTGCTTGAATCGCCAACAGGGACGGGGAAAACATTGTCGCTTATATGTGCATCTCTGGCCtgtattttatcaaataaaacGAATAAAATACTAGGAGGGAAGACcctggaagaagaaaaaaaggttAACCAAGATGACATACTAGTATCGCAATTAATAAGCTTGAAGGGAGCCATAGaaaaggacctgaagaagccTAAGTCAATACTGTCAAATAAgatgaatataatatatacatcgAGAACACACTCGCAACTGAAGCAGGTAATCAGCGAAGTGAGAAAGAGCTCATACTGTAAGGAGTTTCACCAAAAGGGGCTTAAAGCAGCACTGTTGGCGTCAAGAGATCTGCTGTGCATAAACCCGGCAAAGGGGAACCTGTCAGGAGACCATTTAAACAACTTTTGCAGACTGCTGGTTCAAAACAGGAAGTGCATATACTACAACTCGCTGAGAGGATCGAAGAACAACGAAGAAGCGCAGTTCAACGAACTAGTGGATATAGAGGACATGGTAAAAATGGGAAAAAGAGGAACATTTTGCCCGTATTTTGCAGTGAAGGACGCACAGGAAAACGCAGATCTGATACTGGTGCCATACAACTACCTGCTGTCACCGTCAGTGAGAGACGCAATGGACCTGAAGACGAAAAACTCGATAGTAATAATAGACGAAGCACACAACGTGGAGTCAGTAGCAGAGGAGGCTTCATCCTTTTTCGTGAAGCAGACTGATCTGGCGAAGTTTATAGAGGCGCTGAAGAGGTTTGCAACCTTCCACAAAGATTCCCTGATGAGTAacgagaaggagaaggttGAGGAAGTTAACATAAACTTCACGGCGCTCTCAAAGTTGGGGATCTGTCTGGCGAAAACGGACGAGTTCCTGACTAACGTGACGCTGATTGACTCGCGGGACCCGAGGAACCAGAAGATGAGCAGAGACCAAATAGGAATGCGTTGGTCAGTAAAGGAGATAGCTAGGCAGCACGTAGTGTATTCAGCGAACCACGTAGTAAAGCACCTGTACAATAACCTGGACTACAAGTCTCTGAAGGAGGCGAGGGTAGACGACGCAATAGCACAGGTGGTGACGCTATTGACGAAAGGGTTCCTAGATTCGGAGGCTATCGACGTGTCGTTCCTGGACCACTACGACAATAAGACGCTGAGGGAAGACGTGCTGACGTTCGTGCAGATGAAAAAGTTCGTGTCCTCGATCCTGTCGCAGGAGCTGTTCGACTTCCCAGAATACTACGACGTGATAATAACTAACGATGAAAAGTACGAGAACCCGAAGAGACGAAGGTCAATAGAAAGTAACGTCTTCGGGTGGAACAGGAAGTTTAAAAGTAGAGAtcaggaggaggaggaagagcACTCGGAGCGCAGCTACGAAGTGACGCCGAAAATAATGAACTTCGCATGCCTGCAGCCAATCCCGACCTTCATAAGGATAAAGAGAGAAGGCCTGAGGTCGCTGATACTGACCTCAGGAACGCTGGGGCCGCTGGACGTGCTGGAGAGGCACATAGGAGGAAACTACCTCAAGTTCGAAATAAAGCTGCAAAACGACCACGTGATAGACCCGAAGAGAGTGTGGGCAGGAGTGGTAACAGGGAACGACGAGGACCCGAACATACTGTCCTCAGCATACAATAAAAGAGGAGACCTGAACTACATAACGGCACTGGGAAGAGCGCTGTACGGGTTCATAAAGAGCGTGCCATCAGGGGTGCTGGTGTTCTTCGGGTCGTACATGGTGATGAACAACACGCTCTCGTGTTGGAAAAGGTTGGGGCTCTACAGCAAAATGGAGATGGAGAAGTCGATATTCGTGGAAAACAGGCCTCCGGGCTTCGTAAGAGACAACGACATCATTCCAGAGTCGACGCAGGCGCTGTTCACAAGGTATAAGGATAACATAGACAGCGGAAGAGCATCGATGTTCTTCGCAATATGCAGAGGAAGAATGGCTGAGGGAATCGACTTCAGCGACGATTACTGCAGAGGCATCTTTTTGTGCGGAATCCCGTACCCGAGTAGATACGAGGACACGACGGCGCTGAAAATGGACTACCTGGACAAGCTGTCAGTAGCCACTGgagaaaatttaaacttgtcGCACGAGTGGTACACGACGCAGGCAATAAAGGCAATAAACCAAGCAATAGGAAGGTCAATAAGGCACATAGAAGACTACGGAGCAATCATGCTCGCCGACTACAGATTCAGGTTCCCGCCAGTGAAGACTAGCATAAGCAAGTGGGTGCTGGACAGACTGAAAGTGTACACAAAAATTGAAGATTGCATGGAGGAGCTGAGTTCCTTCTTCGTGCCCTTTGAAAGCACGAAGAAGGCGAAGAAGCCGGCGCCGAAGAAGGAGCTTGAGAGTCCTGCGAGGCCCGCGAGGGAGTTCGTTCCAATAAAGCTGGACAACTCGCTGCAGTTTAAGTCGCGAGACACGAGCAGGAACAGCAAACTGAAGGAGATGCCCTTCTACAAGTTCAACGCGGACACGAGGAAGATGCAGCAGCAGTACGGGAACTCTATAATCAACTACCTGGCGAAGCCTAACAAGCCGCAGCCGACTAAGCAGAGGACTGCTGACGCGAAGCAGGGAGGCTTTTCGTTCAA GACTGGAACTTCAGCTGAGAGGCCCTATCAGCCAACACGAACTTGTATGCACGACCATATACTAATCACTACGTATACTCGTTATATGCGGAATGCATAG
- a CDS encoding Hbeta58/Vps26 protein: protein MLSMFFGNAVSLDIEIDADPSRSYVFVDPAQKGVKCPIFSEGEDISGTAFISLKPGKRLEHGGIKVELIGQTDTLYDKSGVYDFFVMSKEIEPPGTLIESKHYKWKFPLVGIENETYWGVNIKLYYFIRITVIKGYGGNITKESSFAVQNIGVQPEINDTIKMEVGIEDSIHIEFEYNKSKYHLRDVILGKVYFLSVGLNVKYMEIAIQRVESITLGRSTVNETITVTNFEIMDGSPIKGECIPVRLYLNGLDICPTYKNVQNKLSVKHYINLMIVDEDDRRYFKKHEIELWRSHLG, encoded by the exons ATG TTGTCTATGTTTTTTGGCAATGCCGTGTCCTTGGACATTGAAATCGATGCGGACCCGAGCAGGTCATATGTATTCGTCGACCCGGCCCAGAAGGGAGTTAAATGTCCAATATTTTCG GAAGGAGAGGATATAAGTGGCACCGCGTTCATAAGTTTGAAGCCCGGGAAACGACTGGAGCACGGAGGAATCAAGGTTGAGTTAATCGGCCAAACAG ATACTTTGTATGATAAGTCCGGAGTTTACGATTTTTTTGTCATGTCAAAGGAGATAGAGcctccag GAACACTGATTGAGAGTAAGCATTATAAGTGGAAGTTCCCGCTTGTTGGCATCGAAAATGAGACGTACTGGGGAGTCAACATCAAGCTGTACTATTTCATACGAATTACCGTCATCAAGGGCTACGGAGG AAACATCACCAAGGAATCCAGTTTCGCGGTCCAGAACATTGGAGTTCAGCCGGAAATAAATGACACAATAAAGATGGAG GTGGGAATTGAGGACTCCATCCACATTGAATTCGAATACAACAAGTCCAAGTATCACCTGAGGGACGTGATTCTGGGCAAGGTCTACTTCTTGTCTGTCGGTCTGAACGTGAAGTACATGGAGATCGCCATACAGAGGGTGGAGTCCATAACTCTAG GCCGCAGCACCGTTAACGAGACAATCACCGTCACCAACTTTGAAATCATGGATGGGTCTCCCATAAAGGGAGAGTGCATACCGGTTCGACTCTATCTCAACGGACTCGACATCTGTCCCACCTACAAGAATGTGCAAAACAAGCTGTCTGTGAAGCACTACATAAACCTAATGATCGTCGACGAGGACGATAGGCGTTACTTTAAAAAGCACGAAATAGAGCTGTGGAGAAGCCACTTAGGATGA
- a CDS encoding uncharacterized protein (transcription initiation factor IIA, gamma subunit family protein) produces the protein MNDSSDCDIFYNLIKRTFLIESLKDTLDQMVEGYYLTKESSDRILNEAVKEYQITLKNNKHLFCKILVFGQLGQYKYLDNMWTFNLKDPLICYFYSPSDPDEIDNSDDDDSYTPRSRSTVSKEISKNLHSDNYKVFCVKGYLKIMSVEDY, from the exons ATGAACGACTCTTCTGATTgtgatatattttataacttAATTAAAAGGACCTTTTTAATAGAATCTCTCAAGGATACTCTTGACCAGATGGTTGAGGGGTACTATTTAACTAAAGAGAGCTCGGATAGAATCTTAAACGAAGCAGTAAAG GAATATCAAATCactttaaaaaacaacaaacatcttttttgtaaaattctAGTCTTCGGCCAACTTGGtcaatataaatatctCGATAATATGTGGACGTTTAACCTAAAGGATCCCCTCATTTGTTACTTCTATTCTCCCAGTGATCCCGATG AGATTGATAATTCGGACGATGACGATTCCTACACACCGAGGAGCAGATCCACTGTTTCTAAGGAAATTTCAAAAAACCTACACTCTGACAATTATAAAGTATTTTGTGTTAAGGGGTATCTTAAAATCATGTCCGTGGAGGACTACTGA
- a CDS encoding protein kinase: MEERAINLEFVDSNIPLVFVNSNDKEEVFVVPSDYPYKLNRVNLPENNSSHNSGSNAEYPVLPKLVKTPRRTLIAYSPSLTDQIENMYKVPFDELFGDDVAKFLDNKEAENGLDISSERAYSVSNKFIQEIKKHRRHYVFCKQWKRNLIQNYLVNYYMEKYSENLNGFKNEFKSKVLNNKEFSRLFEENKQINDLESNYKSNDNIRDWRKFNPSYFKSINDMLNKYHDYLYKEQEKNKKLKHKASSVSRYFFEILAEAKECERKMYECELIAEENTYGRRDFISEFHRETNMLKKRWRKLYTVSFACLRRTWDRNRRGARGIQATPTRRNMVQRPIQPENIETQSTERDMVGVNQNMETYIDNRNENTTPIDPAMNTAMNTHHNSENYNSNYTDEYQNNNYNSSRDTTIPYGGGVSNETNAKDTSATQINMEVMSEDEERNMDSKTKSGNMNAECDDNNMTSTSSNADKSNQTPAASARFNQNNPIQLVQRDQNTTTTPSRMRNTTSSTHSVGSYNDVDHNEVFSARVPSGGVNKWIYSKMEERGEMDGYHQLLHELGTLMFAGGSQVLGFTSMPQQLDWLDETDTNRVTVPPSQDTFRDGTLYTTCCYAEIKLMKVLQSSLYMMKTVKNRGRELVALVLEQILEANSELFDLKKKLDNGRSALYKKLKLHWAERNSKWGGFPPLKRGYRLLNMLGKGGFAEVWEVFDPITLTVQAAKLHILSHDMDAVERGNVVMRVKNEIDIHKTCRTHPNIVNMKACFEMGDNMLATILELCDDGDLDHYIKLHGPVPEKLAITWTYQILQGLLYMKTLPEGRVHHCDLKPGNILNHRGNIKLADFGLSKMASHDATEVYWGGGGTIWYQPPECLMANTRANAKVPLSDKIDIWAVGCILYEMLFNSRPFGTFCSKSSLSERVYQEAILGVKFPQTYKVSDDCKKLIRAFLAVDPNDRPSIEEALSSQIFYCE, from the exons ATGGAAGAAAGGGCAATCAACCTGGAATTTGTGGATTCTAACATACCGTTAGTTTTCGTCAACTCAAACGACAAGGAGGAAGTTTTTGTAGTACCCTCAGACTATCCATACAAACTAAATAGGGTTAACTTACCTGAAAACAATTCATCGCACAATTCTGGATCGAACGCAGAATATCCCGTTCTTCCGAAATTGGTCAAAACTCCAAGAAGAACATTAATAGCGTATAGTCCTTCATTGACTGATCAGATagaaaatatgtataaagTTCCATTCGATGAACTGTTCGGAGACGATGTAGCAAAGTTTCTGGACAACAAAGAAGCAGAAAATGGGCTTGATATAAGTTCAGAACGAGCGTACTCAGtgtcaaataaatttatacag GagataaaaaaacacaGAAGGCACTATGTGTTTTGTAAACAGTGGAAAAGGaatttaatacaaaattatttgGTTAATTATTACATGGAAAAATACTcggaaaatttaaatgggtttaaaaatgaatttaaatcaaaggTGTTAAATAACAAGGAATTTTCGAGATTGtttgaagaaaataaacagatTAACGATTTAGAGTCAAATTATAAATC AAATGATAATATAAGAGACTGGAGGAAATTTAATCCATCATACTTTAAGTCGATCAATGACATGTTGAACAAATATCACGATTACTTATACAAAGAACAG gaaaaaaataagaaattaAAGCACAAAGCATCGTCG GTGTCGAGGTACTTTTTTGAAATACTGGCAGAGGCAAAAGAATGTGAAAGGAAAATGTACGAATGTGAACTGATAGCAGAAGAAAATACATACGGAAGAAGAGATTTTATAAGTGAATTCCACAGAGAGACAAATATGTTGAAGAAAAGGTGGAGGAAGCTGTACACAGTGTCGTTCGCATGTCTAAGAAGAACATGGGATAGGAATAGAAGAGGAGCAAGAGGAATCCAAGCAACACCAACGAGAAGGAACATGGTACAGAGACCAATACAACCAGAAAACATAGAAACACAGTCAACAGAAAGAGACATGGTGGGAGTTAACCAAAACATGGAAACGTACATCGATAACAGGAACGAAAACACGACGCCAATAGACCCAGCAATGAACACAGCAATGAACACACATCACAACTCGGAAAATTATAACTCAAACTATACAGACGAATACCAAAACAATAACTATAACTCGTCAAGAGATACGACGATACCGTATGGAGGAGGAGTGTCTAACGAAACTAACGCGAAGGACACAAGCGcaacacaaataaacatggaAGTTATGTCAGAGGACGAAGAGAGGAATATGGACTCAAAAACAA AAAGTGGAAATATGAATGCAGAATGTGACGATAATAACATGACGTCGACGAGCAGTAACGCGGATAAGTCGAATCAAACGCCAGCGGCATCAGCAAGGTTTAACCAGAACAACCCAATTCAGCTGGTACAAAGAGACCAGAACACAACGACGACGCCAAG TAGGATGAGGAATACCACGTCATCGACGCACTCAGTGGGCTCATACAACGATGTGGATCATAACGAAGTGTTCTCAGCAAGAGTGCCGTCTGGAGGAGTTAATAAGTGGATATACAGTAAGATGGAGGAGAGAGGAGAAATGGACGGATAccaccagctgctgcaCGAGCTGGGAACGCTGATGTTCGCAGGCGGAAGTCAAGTCTTAGGATTCACAAGTATGCCTCAGCAGTTGGATTGGCTAGATGAAACGGATACGAACAGAGTGACAGTGCCGCCGAGTCAGGACACGTTCAGAGACGGAACACTGTACACGACGTGCTGCTACGCAGAAATCAAGCTCATGAAGGTGCTGCAAAGCTCACTCTACATGATGAAGACAGTTAAAAACAGAGGAAGGGAGCTGGTGGCACTGGTGCTGGAGCAGATACTGGAAGCAAACTCGGAGCTTTTCGACCTGAAGAAAAAGCTGGACAACGGAAGGTCGGCACTGTACAaaaagctgaagctgcACTGGGCAGAAAGAAACTCAAAATGGGGAGGATTCCCGCCCCTGAAGAGAGGATACAGACTCCTCAACATGCTGGGAAAGGGAGGCTTCGCAGAAGTGTGGGAAGTCTTCGACCCGATCACGCTGACAGTGCAGGCGGCGAAGCTGCACATCCTGTCGCACGACATGGACGCAGTGGAGCGAGGAAACGTAGTCATGAGAGTTAAAAACGAGATCGACATACACAAGACGTGCAGAACGCACCCGAACATCGTTAACATGAAGGCGTGCTTCGAGATGGGCGACAACATGCTGGCGACGATACTGGAGCTGTGCGACG ACGGAGACCTGGACCACTACATAAAGCTGCACGGGCCAGTGCCAGAGAAGCTGGCGATAACCTGGACGTACCAAATACTGCA GGGATTGCTGTACATGAAGACGCTGCCGGAAGGAAGAGTGCACCACTGT GACCTGAAGCCAGGAAATATCCTGAACCACAGAGGAAACATAAAGCTGGCGGACTTTGGTCTGTCAAAG ATGGCAAGCCACGACGCAACAGAAGTGTACTggggaggaggaggaacgATATGGTACCAGCCGCCGGAGTGCCTGATGGCAAACACGAGAGCAAACGCGAAGGTGCCGCTGTCAGACAAG ATCGATATATGGGCAGTGGGATGCATACTGTACGAGATGTTGTTCAACAG TCGACCGTTCGGAACCTTTTGCAGCAAGAGTTCGCTATCAG AGCGAGTGTACCAAGAGGCGATACTGGGAGTTAAGTTCCCGCAAACGTACAAGGTCTCAGACGACTGCAAG AAGCTCATAAGAGCGTTCCTGGCAGTGGACCCGAACGATAGACCGTCAATAGAGGAAGCACTGAGCTCGCAAATATTCTACTGCGAATAA
- a CDS encoding tryptophanyl-tRNA synthetase, protein MLFTKLIYLCTIFFKFQFSSSVSISYKQHKSRISFINTPNRSFLFNRHLKTHNNVTLSGIQPSGELHIGNYIGCIQPCLTYQSNNNDLHMMIADNHALSGYNFGDNLRENTRKTIALTLACGIDPNKTTIFAQSHFPQILEMNWILGSFIKTSKFYKLAQFRNRGVDSADMSIAKFLYPLLMASDILALNARLVIAGPDQKINLSLARYSARKLNRIIGSDTFIVPEPVYSHTYRVKSLSDGRKKMSKTGSSNMDVINLLDSEDMIYRKIRSAKTQSSDDDASPELNNLLALYSIFSGRPYDDVVDHCDMSNFLKLKTDLASHIIDFLSPIKRYLHSITAHPLTYF, encoded by the exons ATGctttttacaaaattaatctatttatgtacaatattttttaaatttcagTTTAGTTCCAGCGTTTCAATATCTTataaacaacataaatCCAGaatttcatttataaacacTCCAAATCGCtcttttttgtttaatagGCActtaaaaacacacaataaTGTCACACTCTCTGGAATCCAG CCTTCCGGTGAATTACACATTGGCAATTACATAGGTTGTATACAACCATGTTTAACCTACCAGTCTAACAACAATGACTTGCACATGATGATTGCTGACAATCATGCTTTGTCTG GTTATAATTTTGGAGATAATTTGAGGGAAAACACTAGAAAAACTATTGCATTGACGCTCGCCTGTGGAATTGACCCAAATAAAACCACTATTTTTGCGCAGAGCCACTTTCCTCAAATCCTTGAGATGAATTGGATTTTAGgttcatttattaaaacat CAAAATTTTATAAGCTTGCTCAATTTCGCAACAGGGGAGTCGACTCGGCTGACATGAGTATTGCAAAGTTTCTTTATCCTCTACTG ATGGCTTCCGACATTCTTGCTTTGAATGCCAGGCTTGTGATTGCTGGCCCTGATCAGAAAATAAATCTCAGCTTAGCCAGATATTCAGCCAGGAAGCTGAATCGTATTATTGGCTCAGACACTTTCATTGTTCCCGAACCCGTGTATTCTCACACCTACAG AGTCAAGTCTCTCTCTGACGGTAGGAAGAAGATGTCGAAGACGGGCTCTTCCAACATGGATGTCATAAACTTGCTGGACTCCGAGGACATGATTTACCGCAAAATCAGGTCCGCCAAGACTCAGTCTTCTGATG ATGACGCCTCTCCTGAACTCAATAACCTCCTCGCTCTTTACAGTATCTTTTCTGGGAGGCCCTATGATGACGTCGTCGACCACTGTGATATGTCCAACTTTTTGAAACTTAAAACTGATTTGGCATCACACATCATCGACTTCCTCAGTCCCATTAAGAGGTATCTACATTCTATTACAGCACACCCCTTAACCTATTTCTAG